Proteins encoded by one window of Streptomyces clavuligerus:
- a CDS encoding aldo/keto reductase has translation MSQVPSITLNNGVAMPQLGYGVWQIPDDETASTVATALEAGYRSVDTAAVYGNEKGTGRGIARSGVPREELFVTTKVWNSDQGYDATLRAFDASLDRLGLEHVDLYLIHWPMPSHDRYIDTWRALEKILADGRSRAIGVCNFRPQDLERLLAETDVVPAVNQIELHPQFQQAELRALHERHSIVTESWSPLGQGRGLLEVPAVVAVARKHGRTPAQVVLRWHLQLGLVTIPKSANPSRIRENLEVFGFELDTEDLAAFAALDEGRRLGFDPSTFGGTI, from the coding sequence GTGAGCCAGGTCCCTTCGATCACTCTCAACAACGGTGTCGCCATGCCGCAGCTCGGCTACGGCGTGTGGCAGATCCCCGACGACGAGACCGCGTCCACCGTGGCGACCGCGCTGGAGGCGGGCTACCGCAGCGTGGACACGGCCGCCGTCTACGGCAACGAGAAGGGGACGGGCCGCGGCATCGCCCGGTCCGGCGTCCCCCGCGAGGAGCTGTTCGTCACCACCAAGGTGTGGAACAGCGACCAGGGGTACGACGCGACGCTGCGCGCCTTCGACGCCTCGCTGGACCGGCTGGGCCTGGAGCACGTGGATCTCTACCTCATCCACTGGCCGATGCCGTCCCACGACCGCTACATCGACACCTGGCGGGCGCTGGAGAAGATCCTCGCGGACGGCCGCTCCCGCGCGATCGGGGTGTGCAACTTCCGCCCCCAGGACCTGGAACGGCTGCTCGCGGAGACGGACGTCGTCCCCGCGGTCAACCAGATCGAGCTGCACCCGCAGTTCCAGCAGGCCGAGCTGCGCGCGCTCCACGAGCGGCACTCGATCGTCACCGAGTCCTGGTCGCCGCTGGGCCAGGGCCGGGGGCTGCTGGAGGTCCCTGCGGTGGTGGCCGTCGCCCGCAAGCACGGGCGCACCCCCGCCCAGGTGGTGCTGCGCTGGCACCTCCAGCTCGGCCTGGTGACGATCCCGAAGTCCGCGAACCCGTCCCGTATCCGGGAGAACCTGGAGGTGTTCGGCTTCGAGCTGGACACCGAGGACCTGGCGGCCTTCGCGGCGCTGGACGAGGGCCGGCGGCTGGGCTTCGACCCGTCGACCTTCGGCGGCACGATCTGA
- the pqqC gene encoding pyrroloquinoline-quinone synthase PqqC: MSTLAVPHAGTGELWGPEEFTARLRAVPAGRYHDRHPFNVRMHQGALTPAELRRWIINRFHYQRNIPVKDALILAKFDDSSLRRAWLRRIQDHDGVADGEGGIERWLRLGEAAGISRARLASGDEVLPGVRLAVDGYVNFCRLRPVLEAVAASLTELAAPTIMRTRIDAFERHYGWIEADGLAYFRTRIGQGRRDSKEALPLVLAWARTRQEQEAAVAALRFKCEVLWSLLDAVEAAGQEDRGGPQGPAGEQA; encoded by the coding sequence GTGAGCACCCTCGCTGTGCCCCACGCGGGCACCGGTGAGCTGTGGGGCCCGGAGGAGTTCACGGCACGGCTGCGCGCCGTGCCCGCCGGGCGCTACCACGACCGCCACCCCTTCAACGTACGGATGCACCAAGGCGCCCTGACCCCCGCCGAACTGCGCCGGTGGATCATCAACCGCTTCCACTACCAGCGCAACATCCCGGTCAAGGACGCCCTGATCCTCGCCAAGTTCGACGACAGCTCCCTGCGCCGCGCCTGGCTGCGCCGGATCCAGGACCACGACGGCGTCGCCGACGGCGAGGGCGGCATCGAACGCTGGCTGCGCCTCGGCGAGGCCGCCGGGATCAGCCGCGCCCGGCTGGCCTCGGGGGACGAGGTGCTGCCCGGGGTACGGCTCGCCGTCGACGGCTATGTCAACTTCTGCCGTCTCCGCCCGGTGCTCGAAGCCGTCGCCGCCTCGCTGACCGAGCTGGCCGCGCCCACCATCATGCGCACCCGGATCGACGCCTTCGAACGGCACTACGGCTGGATCGAGGCCGACGGCCTCGCGTACTTCCGCACCCGCATCGGACAGGGGCGGCGCGACAGCAAGGAGGCGCTGCCGCTGGTGCTCGCGTGGGCACGCACCCGCCAGGAGCAGGAGGCCGCCGTGGCCGCGCTCCGCTTCAAGTGCGAGGTCCTGTGGTCGCTGCTGGACGCCGTCGAAGCGGCGGGCCAGGAGGACCGGGGCGGGCCCCAGGGCCCGGCCGGGGAGCAGGCGTGA
- a CDS encoding DUF6545 domain-containing protein, producing the protein MTGISMLVPASLLFGAFFIKLPALIRRPHDILLGSVCGLLLMAGLVFSLAAVPTLDAINDVSGVPNLAAPLFYTTLTAVSCACLVLLTIWRGGITPRTRSVARRCVLGYAAVAVAINVLFVLGEAPVERLRDFDTHYATTPFIREMIVLYLLAHTVASVVTAVFCWRWSRRVTGVPRSGLVLIGCGYLLNLGYDISKLTAVAARWAGRDWDRLGTELAPPLAALAAPLIGGGFVLPLLTRSLGDLGRAAVRYLRLGPLARLLRRTVPPGSAHVAIGPLASLELRLIRREAAIHDGIIGLRPYYDGTVYEEVFARALAEGQPPERASVVADAAMIAAAGRVQAAEPGRTVIVCGRSPVQPATGPDDLVLISLALRGSPLVHEARRRALTEA; encoded by the coding sequence ATGACCGGGATCAGTATGCTCGTCCCGGCGTCCCTGCTGTTCGGAGCGTTCTTCATCAAGCTGCCCGCGCTGATCCGCCGTCCGCACGACATCCTGCTCGGCTCCGTCTGCGGACTGCTGCTCATGGCCGGTCTGGTCTTCTCGCTCGCCGCCGTGCCGACGCTCGACGCCATCAACGACGTCTCCGGGGTGCCCAACCTGGCCGCGCCCCTCTTCTACACCACGCTGACCGCGGTGAGCTGTGCCTGTCTGGTGCTGCTCACCATCTGGCGCGGGGGGATCACCCCCCGGACCCGGTCGGTGGCCCGGCGGTGCGTCCTCGGATACGCGGCGGTCGCCGTCGCCATCAATGTGCTGTTCGTCCTGGGCGAGGCCCCTGTCGAGCGGCTGCGCGACTTCGACACCCACTACGCGACCACCCCGTTCATCCGGGAGATGATCGTCCTCTATCTGCTGGCGCACACGGTCGCCTCGGTGGTGACCGCGGTGTTCTGCTGGCGGTGGTCCCGGCGGGTCACCGGTGTGCCGCGCTCCGGTCTGGTCCTCATCGGCTGCGGCTATCTGCTCAACCTCGGCTACGACATCAGCAAGCTCACCGCGGTCGCCGCCCGCTGGGCGGGCCGGGACTGGGACCGGCTCGGCACCGAACTGGCCCCGCCGCTGGCCGCGCTGGCCGCGCCGCTGATCGGCGGCGGCTTCGTCCTGCCGCTGCTCACCCGGAGCCTCGGCGACCTCGGGCGCGCCGCGGTCCGCTACCTCCGGCTGGGCCCGCTGGCCCGGCTGCTGCGGCGCACGGTGCCCCCGGGCTCCGCGCATGTGGCGATCGGCCCCCTCGCCTCCCTGGAGCTGCGGCTGATCCGGCGGGAGGCCGCGATCCACGACGGGATCATCGGACTGCGGCCGTACTACGACGGAACGGTGTACGAGGAGGTCTTCGCACGGGCCCTGGCCGAGGGGCAGCCGCCCGAGCGGGCGAGCGTCGTCGCCGACGCCGCGATGATCGCCGCGGCGGGCCGGGTGCAGGCGGCGGAGCCGGGCCGGACGGTGATCGTCTGCGGCCGGTCCCCCGTCCAGCCCGCCACCGGCCCCGACGACCTGGTCCTCATCTCCCTCGCCCTGCGCGGCTCCCCCCTGGTCCACGAGGCCCGTCGCCGGGCCCTGACGGAAGCCTGA
- a CDS encoding RICIN domain-containing protein, whose translation MSGAFRPGRYRVRNIGSGLLLEVYGGVKGSGAVVQQGRDSGAAAQEWRIDPVPGGSGLYHFVSAASGKRLDVADASTENGARIQQWRPNNFGAQEWIIEHRLEAPGTVSIVSFVSGLLLEVADGSAADGARVQQWEDTDAPGQQWRLEPCD comes from the coding sequence GTGAGCGGGGCATTCCGACCGGGCCGCTACCGGGTGCGCAATATCGGCAGCGGACTGCTGCTGGAGGTGTACGGAGGGGTCAAGGGCAGCGGAGCCGTCGTCCAGCAGGGAAGGGACAGCGGCGCCGCCGCCCAGGAGTGGCGGATCGACCCGGTCCCGGGCGGCAGCGGGCTCTACCACTTCGTCAGCGCGGCCAGCGGCAAACGGCTCGACGTCGCGGACGCCTCGACAGAGAACGGCGCCCGCATCCAGCAGTGGCGGCCGAACAACTTCGGCGCCCAGGAGTGGATCATCGAGCACCGGCTGGAGGCACCGGGCACCGTCTCCATCGTCAGCTTCGTCAGCGGGCTGCTGCTGGAGGTCGCCGACGGCAGCGCGGCGGACGGTGCCCGGGTGCAGCAGTGGGAGGACACCGACGCCCCCGGACAGCAGTGGCGGCTCGAACCCTGCGACTGA
- the pqqA gene encoding pyrroloquinoline quinone precursor peptide PqqA, translating into MNTETPQVAAGWETPEYEIVETALEVTAYFLTD; encoded by the coding sequence ATGAACACCGAGACCCCTCAGGTAGCCGCAGGCTGGGAGACCCCCGAATACGAGATCGTGGAGACCGCGCTCGAAGTGACCGCCTACTTCCTCACCGACTGA
- a CDS encoding MAB_1171c family putative transporter has translation MRNSDYYVPALALGIAFAAKLPALRRDWRDPLVRSVVSLLFTAAVCFLFAAPPTIVLVNRITGVPNLSAPLVYSIMSAFSCACMVLIVNWRGGPRERVRRACRAWITAYGAVIVALPLLFVLGDTPQERLRDFDTYYARTPFIREMVVTYLVAHIVTAVVTTVLCLRWARAVGQWLRRGLLVLVLGLAFNLAFGLTKLTAVVARWTGAEYDVLSTAVAPPIAAVGGLTLTVGFLLPLVGPRLEALRHTWRTYALLGALWRQLRPDPGEDRPPVPRIPWWAPAELRLTVRETLIHDELLRLRPHLDDRVRRRSYEAALGIGATEWRARTAGVAAMVVAAVEARRAGTPPAPDEDHAHAGAEALTAALGAGRRRLVRLSGALSSPFPVADGSREAVEGTARRWPARRPSGGRAGGPSGGRLRRSSTGGDRPAESPAAGTAAHAPHR, from the coding sequence ATGCGCAACAGCGACTATTACGTTCCCGCCCTCGCCCTCGGGATCGCCTTCGCCGCCAAACTCCCCGCGCTGCGCCGCGACTGGCGGGACCCCCTGGTGCGGTCCGTGGTGTCCCTGCTCTTCACGGCCGCCGTGTGCTTCCTCTTCGCCGCGCCGCCAACCATCGTGCTGGTCAACCGGATCACCGGGGTGCCCAATCTCTCCGCCCCGCTGGTCTACTCCATCATGTCGGCCTTCAGCTGCGCCTGCATGGTGCTCATCGTCAACTGGCGCGGCGGCCCCCGGGAGCGGGTCCGGCGCGCCTGCCGCGCCTGGATCACGGCGTACGGGGCGGTGATCGTGGCGCTGCCGCTGCTGTTCGTCCTCGGCGACACGCCCCAGGAGCGGCTGCGGGACTTCGACACCTACTACGCGCGCACCCCGTTCATCCGGGAGATGGTCGTCACCTATCTCGTGGCGCACATCGTCACCGCGGTGGTGACGACGGTGCTGTGTCTGCGGTGGGCGCGGGCGGTGGGCCAGTGGTTGCGGCGGGGGCTGCTCGTCCTGGTGCTGGGGCTCGCGTTCAACCTCGCCTTCGGGCTCACCAAGCTGACGGCGGTGGTGGCACGGTGGACGGGCGCGGAGTACGACGTCCTGAGCACCGCGGTGGCCCCGCCGATCGCGGCGGTCGGCGGGCTGACCCTCACCGTCGGTTTCCTGCTGCCGCTGGTGGGGCCCCGGCTGGAGGCGCTGCGGCACACCTGGCGGACCTACGCCCTGCTGGGCGCCTTGTGGCGGCAGTTGCGCCCGGACCCCGGCGAGGACCGTCCGCCCGTGCCGCGCATCCCCTGGTGGGCCCCGGCCGAACTGCGGCTGACCGTGCGCGAGACGCTGATCCACGACGAGTTGCTGCGGCTTCGGCCCCATCTGGACGACCGGGTGCGGCGGCGGTCGTACGAGGCGGCGCTCGGGATCGGCGCGACGGAGTGGCGGGCGCGGACGGCGGGGGTGGCGGCGATGGTGGTCGCCGCCGTGGAGGCGCGGCGCGCCGGGACTCCCCCGGCGCCGGACGAGGACCACGCGCACGCGGGCGCGGAGGCGCTGACGGCGGCCCTGGGCGCGGGACGGCGGCGGCTGGTACGGCTCTCGGGGGCGCTCAGCTCGCCGTTCCCCGTGGCGGACGGCTCCCGGGAGGCCGTGGAGGGTACGGCGAGGCGGTGGCCGGCACGGCGTCCGTCCGGCGGGCGGGCCGGTGGCCCGTCCGGTGGACGGCTCCGTCGCTCTTCCACCGGAGGGGATCGTCCCGCAGAATCCCCTGCGGCCGGAACGGCGGCGCACGCGCCGCACCGGTGA
- a CDS encoding ATP-dependent DNA ligase, giving the protein MASGTPSSGPGEGLTLARLAAVSREVAAASARSRKTELLARMFDQARPEEAALVVSYLSGRLPQGRIGVGWSTLRDPPPPAPAPRLTLAATDAALDTIAALKGPGSRTARRARVHELLAAATDGEQRFLTRLLLGEVRQGALDAVALEALARAAGAPADAVRRAVMLDGSLPRVARALLAEGPAALGRFRFTVGTPVLPMLAHTAASVTEAVRTLGAPCAVEEKLDGIRVQVHRTGDTVRVHTRSLDDITERLPEVTEAALRTPGAPFILDGEVVAVDRDGRPVPFQEIAARVGSRTDIASARAALPVAPVFFDVLAADGAPTVDLPARERHAVLARLLPPELRVGRTVVTDPGDGAQLAAAEAFLARALARGQEGVLVKALDAPYAAGRRGRSWLKVKPVHTLDLVVLAAEWGHGRRTGLLSNLHLGARAGDGGFVMLGKTFKGLTDEMLAWQTRRLGELAVADDGFTVRVRPELVVEIAYDGVQRSPRYPAGVTLRFARVVRHRPDKRAAEADPVERVLRREAPG; this is encoded by the coding sequence ATGGCGTCCGGCACCCCGTCGTCCGGTCCGGGGGAGGGGCTGACGCTGGCCCGGCTCGCCGCCGTCTCCCGGGAGGTGGCCGCCGCCTCCGCCCGCTCCCGCAAGACGGAACTGCTGGCACGGATGTTCGACCAGGCCCGCCCCGAGGAGGCCGCCCTGGTCGTCTCCTATCTCTCCGGACGGCTCCCCCAGGGCAGGATCGGTGTCGGCTGGAGCACCCTGAGGGACCCGCCGCCCCCGGCGCCCGCGCCCCGGCTCACGCTCGCCGCCACCGACGCGGCGCTCGACACGATCGCCGCCCTGAAGGGCCCCGGCTCCCGGACGGCGCGCCGGGCCCGCGTCCATGAGCTGCTGGCGGCGGCGACCGACGGGGAACAGCGCTTCCTGACCCGGCTGCTGCTGGGCGAGGTGCGCCAGGGAGCCCTCGACGCCGTCGCGCTCGAAGCGCTGGCCCGGGCCGCGGGCGCGCCCGCCGACGCCGTGCGCCGCGCCGTCATGCTGGACGGCTCCCTGCCCCGGGTCGCGCGTGCCCTGCTCGCCGAGGGCCCCGCCGCCCTCGGCCGCTTCCGGTTCACGGTCGGCACGCCCGTCCTGCCGATGCTCGCCCACACGGCGGCGTCGGTCACGGAGGCGGTGCGGACCCTGGGCGCGCCCTGCGCCGTGGAGGAGAAGCTCGACGGCATCCGGGTCCAGGTGCACCGCACCGGGGACACCGTCCGCGTCCACACCCGTTCCCTCGACGACATCACGGAACGGCTCCCCGAGGTGACCGAGGCGGCGCTGCGCACACCGGGCGCGCCGTTCATCCTGGACGGCGAGGTCGTCGCCGTGGACCGGGACGGGCGGCCGGTGCCCTTCCAGGAGATCGCCGCCCGAGTCGGCTCCCGGACGGACATCGCGTCGGCGCGCGCCGCGCTGCCCGTGGCGCCGGTCTTCTTCGACGTCCTCGCCGCCGACGGGGCGCCCACCGTCGACCTGCCCGCGCGGGAGCGGCACGCGGTGCTCGCCCGGCTGCTGCCCCCGGAGCTGAGGGTCGGCCGTACGGTCGTGACGGACCCCGGGGACGGGGCGCAGCTCGCCGCCGCCGAGGCGTTCCTCGCCCGCGCCCTGGCGCGGGGTCAGGAGGGTGTGCTCGTGAAGGCGCTGGACGCCCCCTACGCCGCGGGCCGCCGGGGGCGCTCCTGGCTGAAGGTCAAACCCGTGCACACCCTCGATCTGGTCGTCCTCGCGGCCGAGTGGGGCCACGGCCGCCGCACCGGCCTCCTCTCCAACCTCCATCTGGGCGCCCGCGCCGGCGACGGCGGCTTCGTCATGCTCGGCAAGACGTTCAAGGGGCTCACCGACGAGATGCTGGCGTGGCAGACCCGGCGGCTGGGCGAACTCGCCGTCGCGGACGACGGATTCACCGTACGGGTCCGCCCCGAGCTGGTGGTGGAGATCGCGTATGACGGGGTGCAGCGCTCCCCGCGCTATCCCGCCGGTGTCACGCTGCGGTTCGCCCGGGTGGTCCGGCACCGCCCGGACAAGCGGGCCGCCGAAGCGGACCCCGTCGAGCGGGTCCTGCGCCGCGAAGCCCCGGGCTGA
- a CDS encoding helix-turn-helix domain-containing protein, with protein MTTVATETGVGPLLRGWRERRRVSQLELALRADSSARHISFVETGRSRPSEAMVLRLAEHLDVPVRERNALLLAAGYAPRYSETPLDDPSMGALRDGVERLLRGYEPYPALVVDGLYTVVAANRGITMLLAGLAPKLLTPPLNAMRITLHPEGLAPKIRNLRAWRGHLLHQMERQIALARSDALRALYEEVAAYPVVGAGGGGDRTDLEPHPYFALPMVIEHEGLTLSFVSSISTFNTPMDVTVAELAIETFLPADEETAAALRALSGERAPAG; from the coding sequence ATGACCACTGTTGCCACCGAGACGGGTGTGGGCCCCCTGCTGCGCGGCTGGCGGGAGCGGCGCCGGGTGAGCCAGCTCGAACTCGCCCTGCGCGCCGACTCCTCCGCGCGCCACATCAGCTTCGTCGAGACCGGCCGCTCCCGGCCCAGCGAGGCGATGGTGCTCCGGCTCGCCGAACACCTGGACGTACCGGTACGGGAGCGCAACGCGCTGCTGCTGGCCGCCGGTTACGCCCCCCGGTACTCCGAGACCCCGCTGGACGACCCGTCGATGGGGGCGCTGCGGGACGGGGTGGAACGGCTGCTGCGCGGCTACGAGCCGTACCCGGCGCTCGTCGTGGACGGTCTGTACACCGTGGTCGCCGCGAACCGCGGGATCACCATGCTGCTGGCGGGGCTGGCGCCGAAGCTGCTGACCCCGCCGCTGAACGCGATGCGGATCACCCTCCACCCCGAGGGCCTCGCCCCGAAGATCCGCAATCTGCGCGCATGGCGGGGGCATCTGCTGCACCAGATGGAACGGCAGATCGCCCTGGCCCGCTCGGACGCCCTGCGGGCCCTGTACGAGGAGGTCGCCGCCTACCCCGTGGTGGGGGCGGGCGGCGGCGGGGACCGGACGGACCTGGAGCCCCACCCGTACTTCGCCCTGCCGATGGTGATCGAGCACGAGGGGCTGACCCTGTCGTTCGTCTCGTCCATCTCGACGTTCAACACCCCGATGGACGTGACCGTCGCGGAACTGGCCATCGAGACCTTCCTGCCCGCCGACGAGGAGACCGCGGCGGCGCTGCGCGCCCTGAGCGGCGAACGGGCCCCGGCCGGGTAG
- a CDS encoding FAD-dependent oxidoreductase, with protein MTPPSRTASLPPRRAVVIGGGLAGMLAAAALDGLADEITVVERDALPAGPAPRKGLPQARHTHLLWSGGVRAFEELLPGITGHWLAAGARRVPLPTGLVSLWPQGWVRRWPEMQYMIVCSRDLLDWVVRERVLEQPAVTVLQAHTARGLVGTAERVRGVRVGGPDGQELTLGADLVVDACGRGSRAPVWLRDLGIGDIEEERVDSGLVYATRLYRAPAGSEGFPVVNVQSDPGRPVPGRTATLAPVEGGRWMVTLSGTRGGEPPADPEGFEAFARTATRHPVVGELISGVEPLPGGIVLSRSTVNRRYLYERAERWPDGFVAAGDSVATYNPVYGQGMSVAAQGLAALRGAVGRSRLDEPGLARRVQQVIARPVATAWSLATSQDILYPGAVGRQPHPCTGLAYRYVDRLAHAATGRARITRAFIDVITMSRPSASWLHPDIVVGALRGPGRRRLDGPPLTADELKIATGGGRADV; from the coding sequence ATGACGCCTCCTTCTCGCACGGCTTCCCTCCCGCCCCGCCGGGCCGTCGTCATCGGCGGCGGGCTCGCGGGCATGCTCGCGGCAGCGGCTCTCGACGGCCTCGCCGACGAGATCACCGTCGTGGAGCGCGATGCGCTGCCCGCGGGCCCCGCGCCGCGCAAGGGGCTGCCGCAGGCCCGTCACACCCATCTGCTCTGGTCGGGCGGGGTCCGGGCGTTCGAGGAGCTGCTGCCGGGGATCACCGGGCACTGGCTGGCGGCGGGGGCCCGGCGCGTCCCGCTGCCCACGGGGCTGGTGAGTCTGTGGCCGCAGGGCTGGGTCCGGCGCTGGCCCGAGATGCAGTACATGATCGTGTGCAGCCGGGACCTGCTGGACTGGGTGGTCCGGGAACGGGTGCTGGAGCAGCCCGCCGTAACGGTTCTCCAGGCGCACACGGCCCGGGGCCTCGTGGGCACGGCCGAACGGGTGCGCGGGGTCCGGGTGGGCGGTCCCGACGGCCAGGAACTGACGCTCGGGGCCGATCTGGTGGTGGACGCCTGCGGCCGGGGTTCCCGGGCCCCCGTCTGGCTGCGGGACCTCGGGATCGGCGACATCGAGGAGGAGCGGGTCGACTCGGGGCTGGTGTACGCGACCCGGCTGTACCGGGCCCCCGCCGGGAGCGAGGGCTTTCCCGTCGTCAATGTGCAGTCGGACCCGGGAAGACCGGTGCCGGGCCGGACGGCGACGCTCGCCCCGGTCGAGGGCGGCCGGTGGATGGTGACGCTCTCGGGCACCCGGGGCGGCGAGCCCCCGGCGGACCCGGAGGGCTTCGAGGCGTTCGCCCGGACCGCGACCCGGCATCCGGTGGTCGGTGAGCTGATCTCCGGGGTCGAGCCGCTCCCGGGCGGGATCGTGCTCTCCCGTTCCACCGTCAACCGCCGCTATCTGTACGAGCGGGCCGAGCGGTGGCCCGACGGCTTCGTCGCCGCCGGCGACTCGGTGGCCACGTACAACCCGGTCTACGGGCAGGGCATGAGCGTGGCCGCGCAGGGGCTCGCCGCGCTGCGCGGGGCGGTGGGCCGCTCCCGGCTGGACGAGCCGGGGCTCGCGCGGCGGGTGCAGCAGGTCATCGCCCGCCCGGTGGCCACGGCCTGGTCCCTGGCGACCAGTCAGGACATCCTCTATCCGGGGGCCGTCGGGCGGCAGCCGCACCCCTGCACGGGGCTGGCGTACCGCTATGTCGACCGGCTGGCGCACGCCGCCACCGGGCGGGCGCGGATCACCCGCGCGTTCATCGACGTGATCACGATGTCCCGGCCCTCCGCCTCCTGGCTGCACCCGGACATCGTGGTGGGGGCGCTGCGCGGGCCCGGACGGCGGCGGCTGGACGGGCCTCCGCTGACGGCGGACGAGCTGAAGATCGCGACGGGCGGCGGGCGGGCAGACGTGTGA
- the pqqB gene encoding pyrroloquinoline quinone biosynthesis protein PqqB gives MLLQVLGTAAGGGLPQWNCACPGCTGARTHPHRRRRHASLAVQAGAGRWFLVNATPDIGDQIEDSHALRPGPGPRQTPVAGVLLTDAELDHTLGIARLREAAGFDVLATRPVRHALLERLRLGATLAPYTRVRWNELGAAPQPLAPDGTVTATALPVSAKRPRYAVDLPPDAPGADDWVVALSLRDTTTGRTLLYAPALARWTDTFQQAVEAADCVIVDGTFWDDDEPVRTGISTRTATGMGHLPIAGENGTARRLSRVRARCLYTHLNNTNPLGDPDAPQHRMLRDWGLDIAADRMVIDL, from the coding sequence ATGCTGCTCCAGGTGCTCGGCACCGCGGCGGGCGGCGGACTGCCCCAGTGGAACTGCGCGTGCCCCGGCTGCACCGGGGCACGTACCCATCCGCACCGCCGGCGCCGGCACGCCTCCCTCGCCGTGCAGGCCGGAGCGGGCCGATGGTTTCTGGTCAACGCCACCCCCGACATCGGCGACCAGATCGAGGACAGCCACGCACTGCGCCCCGGTCCGGGACCCCGGCAGACCCCCGTGGCCGGAGTCCTGCTCACCGACGCGGAACTGGACCACACCCTGGGCATCGCCCGGCTGCGGGAGGCCGCGGGCTTCGACGTCCTCGCCACCCGGCCGGTCCGCCACGCGCTGCTGGAGCGGCTGCGGCTCGGCGCCACCCTCGCCCCCTACACCCGGGTCCGCTGGAACGAACTGGGCGCCGCGCCCCAACCGCTCGCCCCGGACGGCACGGTGACGGCCACCGCCCTCCCCGTCTCGGCCAAACGCCCCCGCTACGCGGTCGACCTGCCACCCGACGCACCCGGCGCCGACGACTGGGTCGTCGCCCTGAGCCTGCGTGACACCACCACCGGACGCACGCTGCTCTACGCCCCCGCGCTCGCCCGCTGGACCGACACCTTCCAGCAGGCGGTCGAAGCGGCCGACTGCGTTATCGTCGACGGCACCTTCTGGGACGACGACGAACCCGTCCGCACCGGGATCTCCACCCGTACCGCCACCGGCATGGGCCATCTGCCCATCGCCGGGGAGAACGGCACCGCGCGCCGCCTGAGCCGGGTGCGGGCCCGCTGCCTCTACACCCACCTCAACAACACCAACCCCCTCGGGGACCCGGACGCCCCCCAGCACAGGATGCTGCGCGACTGGGGACTCGACATCGCCGCCGACCGAATGGTGATCGACCTGTGA
- a CDS encoding SsgA family sporulation/cell division regulator, with the protein MFRTVEQSIPAHLISGAPRPTPVTVCLLYSADDPFAVRMVFPPEVSLSGAEVTWTFARSLLDEGLRTAAGGGDVRIRPCDRSRTLVELRSAEGVALLRFATGRLRHFLLHAYTTVPAELETCALDLDAGLAALLGGARDGGQD; encoded by the coding sequence ATGTTCCGCACCGTCGAACAGTCGATCCCGGCCCACCTCATCAGCGGGGCTCCCCGGCCCACGCCGGTGACGGTGTGCCTGCTCTACAGCGCCGACGACCCGTTCGCGGTACGCATGGTCTTCCCGCCCGAGGTCTCCCTCAGCGGCGCCGAGGTGACCTGGACCTTCGCCCGTTCCCTGCTGGACGAGGGGCTGCGGACGGCGGCGGGCGGCGGCGATGTGCGGATTCGGCCGTGCGACCGCTCGCGGACGCTGGTGGAGCTGCGGTCGGCGGAGGGGGTCGCGCTGCTGCGGTTCGCCACCGGACGGCTGCGCCACTTCCTGCTGCACGCCTACACGACCGTCCCCGCCGAGCTGGAGACCTGCGCCCTCGACCTCGACGCGGGACTGGCGGCCCTGCTGGGCGGGGCCCGGGACGGAGGACAGGACTGA